In a genomic window of Allomeiothermus silvanus DSM 9946:
- the uvrB gene encoding excinuclease ABC subunit UvrB has protein sequence MFRYQGPEPKGDQPKAIAQLTEAIQDGERFVTLLGATGTGKTVTMAQTIAKLGRPALVMAPNKVLAAQLASEFRELFPENAVEYFISYYDYYQPEAYVPGRDLFIEKDASINPEIERLRHSTTRSLLTRRDVIVVASVSAIYGLGSPEDYKNMSLVVEVGQDLPREAILERLVDLQYERGDLQLEPGTFRAKGEVLEVWPAYETEPIRIEMWGHTLERISVTHPVTGERLKDLPGFVLLGATHYATPEARLKEAIPQIKADLEVRLSELEEQGKLLEAQRLKERTLYDLEMLEVMGTCPGIENYSRYLSGKAPGEPPYTLLDYFPEDYLTFLDESHVTVPQLRGMYNGDYMRKKTLVDYGFRLPSALDNRPLRFNEFLERVGQVIFVSATPGPYEQEVSGRIIEQIIRPTGLLDPKVTIKSAQGQIEDLMGAIRTRSAKKERVLVTVLTVRMAEELTNYLVEHGIRARYLHHELDAFERQALLRDLRLGHFDCLVGINLLREGLDLPEVSLVAILDADKTGFLRSERSLIQTIGRAARNAEGEVYLYAETVSEAMRIAVEETNRRRAIQEAYNQEHGITPQTVQKSVRKVIKPDDYEEEATQALLERPEDLREALLNLEEEMWRASEALDFERAALIRDQMRSLEARMLGLPEPTTAGKQQRRGRRRR, from the coding sequence ATGTTCCGCTACCAAGGCCCCGAACCCAAAGGCGACCAGCCCAAGGCCATTGCCCAGCTCACCGAGGCGATCCAGGATGGCGAACGGTTTGTGACCCTTTTGGGCGCTACCGGAACCGGCAAGACCGTGACCATGGCCCAGACCATCGCCAAGCTGGGACGCCCGGCCTTGGTAATGGCCCCCAACAAGGTGCTGGCGGCCCAGCTCGCCAGTGAGTTTCGCGAACTCTTCCCCGAGAACGCGGTGGAGTATTTCATCAGCTATTACGATTACTACCAGCCCGAGGCTTACGTGCCGGGCCGCGACCTCTTCATCGAGAAAGACGCCAGCATCAACCCCGAGATCGAGCGGCTGCGCCACTCCACCACCCGTAGCCTCCTCACCCGGCGGGATGTGATCGTGGTGGCCTCGGTCTCGGCCATTTACGGCCTGGGTTCGCCGGAGGACTACAAGAACATGAGCCTGGTGGTGGAGGTGGGGCAAGACCTGCCCCGCGAGGCCATCCTCGAGCGGCTGGTGGACCTTCAGTATGAGCGAGGGGACCTCCAGCTCGAGCCCGGCACCTTCCGCGCCAAGGGCGAGGTGCTGGAAGTCTGGCCCGCTTACGAAACCGAGCCGATCCGCATCGAGATGTGGGGCCATACCCTGGAGCGCATTAGCGTGACCCATCCGGTTACGGGGGAGCGGCTCAAAGACCTGCCCGGCTTTGTGCTCTTGGGAGCGACCCACTACGCCACCCCGGAGGCCCGGCTTAAGGAGGCCATTCCCCAGATCAAGGCCGACCTCGAGGTGCGGCTATCCGAGCTGGAAGAGCAGGGCAAACTCCTCGAGGCCCAGCGGCTCAAGGAGCGCACCCTCTACGATCTGGAAATGCTCGAGGTGATGGGTACTTGTCCGGGCATCGAGAACTATAGCCGTTACCTCTCCGGCAAGGCTCCCGGCGAGCCCCCCTACACGCTGCTGGATTACTTCCCCGAAGATTACCTGACCTTCCTCGACGAGTCGCACGTGACGGTGCCGCAGCTGCGCGGGATGTACAACGGCGACTACATGCGTAAAAAGACCCTGGTGGATTACGGCTTCCGGCTGCCCTCGGCCCTCGACAACCGCCCCTTGCGCTTTAATGAGTTCCTCGAGCGCGTTGGGCAGGTGATCTTCGTCTCAGCTACCCCCGGCCCTTACGAGCAAGAGGTCTCGGGGCGCATCATCGAGCAGATCATCCGGCCCACTGGGCTCTTAGACCCCAAGGTCACGATCAAGTCGGCCCAGGGCCAGATCGAAGACCTGATGGGGGCTATCCGCACCCGCTCGGCCAAGAAGGAGCGGGTGCTGGTCACGGTGCTCACCGTGCGGATGGCCGAGGAACTGACCAACTACTTGGTCGAGCACGGGATCCGGGCCCGCTACCTGCACCACGAACTCGACGCCTTCGAGCGCCAGGCCCTCTTGCGCGACCTGCGGCTGGGCCACTTTGACTGCCTGGTGGGTATTAACCTGCTGCGCGAGGGCCTGGACTTGCCAGAGGTGAGCCTGGTGGCCATCCTCGATGCCGACAAGACCGGCTTTTTGCGCAGCGAGCGTTCACTGATCCAAACCATCGGGCGGGCGGCCCGTAACGCAGAGGGCGAGGTCTACCTCTACGCCGAGACCGTGAGCGAGGCCATGCGGATCGCGGTGGAGGAAACCAACCGCCGCCGGGCCATCCAGGAGGCTTATAACCAGGAGCACGGCATCACCCCGCAAACCGTGCAGAAGTCGGTGCGGAAGGTGATCAAGCCCGACGACTACGAAGAAGAAGCCACCCAAGCCTTGCTCGAGCGCCCTGAGGATCTGCGCGAGGCCCTCTTGAACCTGGAAGAGGAGATGTGGCGGGCCTCCGAAGCCCTGGACTTTGAGCGAGCCGCCCTGATCCGCGACCAGATGCGTAGCCTCGAGGCCCGGATGCTGGGTCTGCCTGAGCCCACCACCGCCGGCAAGCAGCAGCGGCGGGGAAGAAGGCGGAGGTAA
- a CDS encoding transposase family protein encodes MKTASIPSPLPYLAQIPDPREYLKTQHRWQDLLLICLMAVGSGRHNILAVSQWVQDQRRFLLDEVHIRTRRGERKLPGQATLYRLFWSLSKDLQPLQKALLSWAREVLKALGKEGDEPLPVAVDGKHLRGTRCAWRGEEALVFLSALVQGLGLSLGSQAIADGEAAAAQGLVVHMEGLGVDWVLTGDAALCTQELAAVVVEQKGGICSASKGTRQSSRN; translated from the coding sequence ATGAAAACTGCTTCCATTCCCTCTCCGTTGCCATACCTAGCCCAGATACCCGATCCCCGCGAGTACCTGAAGACCCAGCATCGCTGGCAAGACCTGCTGCTGATCTGCTTGATGGCGGTGGGCTCGGGACGGCACAATATCCTGGCCGTCAGCCAGTGGGTGCAAGACCAGCGACGCTTCTTGCTGGACGAGGTCCATATCCGTACCCGCCGGGGTGAGCGCAAACTACCCGGGCAAGCCACCCTCTACCGCCTCTTTTGGTCCTTGAGCAAGGACCTACAACCCTTGCAAAAGGCCTTACTATCCTGGGCTCGGGAGGTACTCAAGGCCCTGGGCAAGGAGGGCGATGAACCCTTGCCCGTAGCCGTGGACGGTAAACACCTCCGGGGCACCCGGTGTGCTTGGCGAGGGGAAGAGGCGCTGGTCTTTTTGTCGGCGTTGGTTCAGGGGCTGGGGCTCTCCTTGGGGAGCCAGGCGATTGCCGACGGTGAGGCAGCGGCGGCGCAGGGACTGGTGGTACACATGGAGGGGCTGGGGGTGGACTGGGTACTGACGGGGGATGCGGCCTTGTGCACCCAGGAGTTGGCGGCAGTGGTGGTGGAGCAAAAGGGGGGTATCTGTTCAGCGTCAAAGGGAACCAGGCAGAGCTCAAGGAACTGA
- a CDS encoding 30S ribosomal protein S1, producing MEDKATQTPVQIVETTDGTPPKPEVSASEAPKAEAPTPHMATETAPVQANAPEAAPSGGNLMEQALQDAEARLEKTVQRGQILQGTVVFVGHEGVAVDIGARTEGIIPFNQLSEENLPEEELKKLLKPGDTVTVYVVRADLENGQIILSKKRAETDRSWVKIQELFDRAEPVMVTVKEKVKGGLVAFVEGVRAFLPASQVDLKRTPELDEYVGQSFPVKIIELNRKKGRVILSRRAVVEEEQKSLRAKLLSQLKPDDVVEGQVVEVTEFGVFVALGGVDGLVHRSEITWGRFTHPKEVIQKGQTVRAKVLSVDPERERVNLSIKALVSDPWLTVSEKYPIGSRVQGKVVGLTPFGAFVEVEPGLEGLIHISELSWTKRPKHPSEVVKEGQEVEAVVLRIDPTERRLSLGLRQTQPDPWKSLPDRYPPGTPVKGKVTGLTDFGVFVEIEPGIEGLIHISELDYSRVEKPSDLFKKGDEVEAVILNIDPVEQRISLSRKRLLTPPAPTPRTEEAEEGERSRRNGPQPRDNRGERPKKKSKGARSEGRLERRPREGEYGVTAAYTNYDPNVATAANASVKLGDLYGDLLNQLGLEEEKETK from the coding sequence ATGGAAGACAAGGCAACCCAGACCCCCGTACAGATCGTGGAAACGACTGACGGAACCCCCCCCAAACCCGAAGTGTCAGCCAGCGAAGCCCCTAAGGCCGAGGCCCCGACCCCGCACATGGCTACGGAAACTGCTCCGGTTCAGGCCAATGCTCCCGAAGCAGCCCCATCCGGCGGGAACCTAATGGAGCAGGCCCTGCAAGACGCCGAGGCGCGCCTCGAGAAGACCGTTCAACGCGGGCAGATCCTGCAGGGGACCGTGGTGTTCGTGGGCCACGAAGGCGTGGCGGTAGATATTGGCGCTCGTACCGAAGGCATCATCCCCTTCAACCAGCTCAGCGAAGAAAACCTGCCCGAGGAGGAGCTCAAGAAGCTTTTGAAGCCCGGCGATACCGTCACTGTGTATGTGGTGCGGGCCGACCTGGAGAACGGCCAGATTATCCTCTCCAAGAAGCGGGCCGAGACTGATCGGAGCTGGGTCAAGATCCAGGAGCTTTTTGACCGGGCCGAGCCGGTGATGGTCACCGTAAAGGAGAAGGTCAAGGGGGGTCTGGTGGCCTTTGTCGAGGGTGTACGTGCCTTCTTGCCGGCCTCTCAGGTTGATCTCAAGCGCACCCCCGAACTCGACGAGTATGTGGGGCAAAGCTTCCCTGTCAAAATCATCGAGCTTAACCGCAAAAAAGGCCGGGTAATCCTCTCCCGTCGAGCGGTGGTGGAAGAAGAACAAAAGAGCCTGCGGGCCAAGCTGCTCTCGCAACTCAAGCCCGACGACGTGGTGGAAGGCCAGGTTGTCGAGGTCACCGAGTTTGGCGTGTTCGTGGCGCTGGGCGGCGTGGACGGCCTGGTACACCGCTCGGAGATCACCTGGGGCCGCTTCACCCACCCCAAGGAAGTCATCCAGAAGGGCCAAACCGTACGGGCCAAGGTTCTCTCGGTGGATCCTGAGCGCGAGCGGGTCAACCTCTCGATCAAGGCCTTGGTGTCCGACCCCTGGCTCACCGTGAGCGAGAAGTACCCCATCGGCAGCCGGGTACAGGGCAAGGTGGTGGGCCTCACCCCCTTTGGGGCTTTCGTGGAGGTGGAGCCGGGGCTCGAGGGCCTGATCCACATCAGCGAACTCTCCTGGACCAAGCGCCCCAAGCACCCCTCCGAGGTAGTCAAGGAAGGCCAAGAGGTCGAGGCCGTGGTACTGCGTATCGACCCGACCGAGCGCCGCCTCTCCTTAGGCTTGCGCCAGACCCAACCCGACCCCTGGAAGAGCCTCCCCGACCGCTACCCGCCGGGCACGCCGGTCAAGGGTAAGGTCACTGGCCTCACCGACTTCGGGGTGTTCGTGGAGATCGAGCCGGGCATCGAGGGCCTGATCCACATCAGCGAACTCGACTACAGCCGCGTCGAGAAGCCCTCTGACCTCTTCAAGAAAGGCGACGAGGTCGAGGCGGTTATCCTCAACATCGATCCTGTCGAGCAGCGCATCTCCCTCTCGCGCAAGCGCCTTCTGACCCCGCCTGCCCCCACCCCCCGGACTGAGGAAGCCGAAGAGGGCGAGCGCTCGCGGCGAAACGGGCCACAGCCACGCGATAACCGGGGCGAGCGGCCCAAGAAGAAGAGCAAGGGGGCGCGGAGTGAAGGCCGCCTCGAGCGCCGCCCCCGCGAGGGCGAATACGGGGTCACTGCCGCCTACACCAACTACGACCCCAATGTGGCCACCGCGGCCAACGCCTCGGTCAAGCTGGGCGACCTCTACGGCGACCTCTTGAACCAGCTCGGGCTCGAGGAAGAAAAAGAAACCAAGTAA
- a CDS encoding cation:proton antiporter has translation MHLLEIFYLLLAAQVLGWVFKTLKQPVVIGEVLAGVLMGPAILGWVHQGEVLNFLAELGAIFLLFMVGLETRLKDILAVGKEAFLVAVLGVAFPFVGGYLYGGAIGFEQLPALFLGTALVATSVGITARVLQELGVLSRPYSRIILGAAVIDDVLGLIVLAVVGGVAQTGALEIATAVRITVISAIFVGVAMALVPLMRHLPLERLPMGSPLGFALMVGVGLAALAAVIGLAPIVGAFLAGMLLAEVREKYELERPSFAVQAFLSPIFFAMVGVRLELAALAQSQVLLYGSVVLLIALAGKLIGGFLGALSQGFRRAVVVGVGMAPRGEVGLIVAALGLAAGAVNEEEYALVLFMVVGTTLLAPLFLRPVIAWAERESNSERKRA, from the coding sequence ATGCATTTGCTGGAGATCTTCTACCTGCTTCTCGCAGCCCAGGTCTTAGGCTGGGTCTTCAAAACCCTTAAACAACCCGTGGTGATCGGCGAGGTCCTGGCCGGAGTGCTGATGGGTCCGGCCATACTGGGTTGGGTACACCAAGGGGAGGTTCTGAACTTTCTCGCTGAGCTAGGGGCCATCTTCTTGCTGTTCATGGTGGGTCTCGAGACCCGCCTGAAGGATATTCTGGCGGTTGGCAAAGAGGCCTTTTTAGTGGCCGTGTTAGGGGTGGCGTTCCCTTTTGTGGGAGGTTACCTCTACGGAGGAGCGATCGGCTTTGAGCAACTACCGGCGCTGTTCTTGGGCACCGCTCTGGTGGCCACCAGCGTAGGCATCACGGCCCGGGTGCTGCAGGAGTTGGGGGTACTCTCACGCCCCTACAGCCGTATCATCCTGGGGGCTGCGGTCATCGATGATGTGCTGGGTCTGATCGTATTGGCCGTAGTAGGCGGGGTGGCTCAAACCGGTGCCCTAGAGATTGCCACTGCCGTCCGCATCACGGTGATCTCAGCGATTTTTGTGGGGGTGGCCATGGCCCTGGTACCCCTGATGCGGCACCTCCCCCTGGAACGCTTACCCATGGGGAGCCCTCTGGGCTTTGCGCTTATGGTGGGCGTGGGGCTCGCGGCGCTGGCGGCGGTGATCGGCCTAGCGCCCATCGTGGGAGCTTTTCTGGCGGGAATGCTGCTAGCGGAAGTGCGCGAGAAGTATGAACTCGAGCGGCCTTCCTTTGCAGTGCAAGCCTTCTTGTCGCCTATCTTCTTCGCCATGGTCGGGGTTCGCCTGGAGTTAGCCGCGCTGGCCCAAAGCCAGGTACTCCTCTATGGCAGCGTGGTGCTGCTGATCGCTTTGGCAGGAAAGCTGATAGGGGGGTTTTTAGGCGCCCTCAGCCAGGGATTCCGGCGGGCGGTGGTAGTGGGGGTTGGGATGGCCCCCCGGGGCGAGGTGGGCCTTATCGTGGCAGCCTTGGGTCTTGCCGCAGGGGCCGTAAACGAGGAGGAGTATGCGCTGGTGCTCTTTATGGTGGTGGGCACTACCCTGCTGGCCCCGTTGTTCTTGCGCCCGGTGATTGCCTGGGCCGAGCGAGAATCAAACTCCGAACGCAAGCGGGCTTGA
- a CDS encoding aminopeptidase, with protein MEITFAELLSDYCLEARPSQTVLIEAQTPALPLIQALVPALLERGAYPLVLLEYPEQGRHFYEKAGAWLEQVPPIRRQMVEAANASLRVYSEENPLSLSGIDPARIAKHRKAWRELSEIRLGKRWALTLYPTPGYAQQAGMATGDFRAFVQRALFLDKPDPVAAWRELATFQAALIERLRKVREIRLEAKGTDLRLNVEGRTWVNSDGKRNMPSGEVFTGPWETSAGGEVTFNLPAVVAGQRVEGVYLRFQQGQVVEARAERGEEYLHSMLETDPGAKFLGELGIGTNFGIDRPTGIVLFDEKIGGSVHLALGNSYPETGGTNNSAVHWDLVLDLRAGGRIWADGEVLQENGQFVGI; from the coding sequence GTGGAAATAACCTTCGCCGAACTCCTGAGCGATTACTGCCTCGAGGCCCGGCCTTCCCAGACCGTGCTGATCGAGGCCCAGACCCCGGCCTTGCCCCTCATTCAGGCGCTGGTTCCAGCCCTCCTGGAGCGCGGAGCATACCCGCTGGTGCTCCTGGAGTACCCCGAGCAGGGGCGGCATTTCTACGAGAAGGCCGGGGCTTGGCTCGAGCAGGTACCCCCCATCCGCCGTCAGATGGTCGAGGCAGCCAACGCCTCTTTGCGCGTGTACAGTGAGGAAAACCCCCTCTCGCTTTCCGGAATTGACCCGGCCCGCATCGCTAAACACCGCAAAGCTTGGCGCGAACTCTCGGAGATCCGCCTGGGTAAGCGCTGGGCGCTCACCCTCTACCCTACGCCGGGGTATGCCCAGCAAGCCGGTATGGCCACCGGCGATTTCCGGGCTTTTGTGCAGCGGGCCCTGTTCCTCGACAAGCCCGACCCCGTAGCTGCTTGGCGCGAGCTGGCGACTTTCCAGGCGGCCCTGATCGAGCGGCTCAGGAAGGTGCGGGAGATCCGGCTCGAGGCCAAGGGCACCGATTTACGGCTCAACGTGGAGGGGCGCACCTGGGTTAACTCCGACGGTAAGCGCAACATGCCTTCGGGCGAGGTGTTCACCGGTCCCTGGGAGACCTCCGCCGGGGGCGAGGTGACCTTCAACCTGCCTGCGGTGGTGGCCGGGCAGCGGGTGGAGGGGGTGTACCTGAGGTTTCAGCAAGGCCAGGTGGTTGAGGCCCGGGCTGAGCGGGGCGAAGAATACCTGCACTCGATGCTGGAAACCGACCCCGGGGCGAAGTTCCTGGGCGAACTCGGCATCGGCACCAACTTTGGTATCGACCGCCCCACCGGGATCGTGCTTTTCGACGAGAAGATCGGCGGGAGCGTGCACCTGGCGTTGGGCAACAGCTACCCCGAGACCGGGGGAACCAACAACTCGGCGGTGCACTGGGACTTGGTGCTTGACCTAAGGGCAGGCGGGCGCATCTGGGCCGATGGGGAAGTGTTGCAGGAGAACGGGCAGTTCGTAGGGATCTAA
- a CDS encoding C40 family peptidase translates to MRILAVVVLLGLAGAQELFHTVQRGETLFSIARRYGTTVETLMRINGLSRPNLEVGQVLRLPTPAPSNPPAAQPQPTATTYSVQPGDTLFSIARRFGVTVEALQGENSLTSAALSVGQVLKVPTPLSMAPDAPSPQSPSPPEIPAFSNEYDPANPLLQAALKYLGTPYKFAANSDASLDCSAFVQRVYAEVGLELPRTSREQWGTLPVVQGEVKPGDLVFFSFGGRQIDHVGIYLGRGVFAHASTYGSRVVIESLEAPYYQKAYRGARRPDLPAQTLK, encoded by the coding sequence GTGCGCATCTTAGCGGTAGTGGTGCTACTGGGCTTAGCGGGAGCCCAGGAGTTGTTTCACACCGTGCAGCGGGGGGAAACTTTGTTCTCCATTGCCCGACGCTACGGCACCACGGTGGAGACCCTCATGCGCATCAACGGTCTAAGCCGCCCGAACCTCGAGGTTGGCCAGGTCTTGCGGTTGCCCACCCCCGCCCCGAGCAATCCCCCCGCGGCTCAACCCCAGCCCACTGCCACTACGTATTCCGTGCAGCCTGGGGATACACTTTTTAGCATCGCCCGGCGCTTCGGGGTGACGGTGGAGGCTCTACAGGGGGAGAACAGCCTGACCAGCGCAGCCCTGAGCGTAGGCCAAGTGCTGAAGGTTCCCACCCCATTGTCGATGGCTCCCGATGCTCCTTCTCCCCAATCCCCCAGCCCGCCCGAGATTCCGGCTTTCTCAAACGAGTACGACCCGGCGAATCCGCTGCTCCAGGCAGCCCTCAAATACCTGGGCACGCCCTACAAGTTCGCGGCCAACTCCGATGCCTCGTTGGACTGCTCGGCCTTCGTGCAGCGGGTGTACGCGGAAGTGGGGCTCGAGCTGCCCCGCACCAGCCGCGAGCAGTGGGGTACTTTACCGGTGGTGCAGGGCGAGGTGAAGCCGGGCGATCTGGTGTTCTTTAGCTTTGGGGGCCGTCAGATCGACCACGTGGGGATCTACTTGGGCCGGGGGGTATTTGCCCACGCCAGCACCTATGGTAGCCGTGTGGTGATCGAGAGCCTCGAGGCTCCCTACTACCAAAAGGCCTACCGGGGCGCCCGTCGCCCCGATCTGCCCGCGCAAACCCTCAAATAA
- a CDS encoding PEGA domain-containing protein: MRKALALLLTCLTAFAAAQVRPQSIIVNPTPPADLQVRVWVDRDPTGQGNPVYDFGDPIYVSVTVTQDAYVYLFSVRATGEIVGILPNAFDQDNFLRAGEVRTYPPAGAQYSFTVAPPAGQDRVLAVASRRPLDISEIVDIQTGQARIQGVQNLARALSIVVTPVPRQDWVTDEAYFIAGQLPPPPTATLSVDSNPRGATVRLGGQVVGNTPLTLTINAEPTTVEVFRAGYPTYRTNINPRVGEQVRVYADLQALLVSRIVVDSNVRGAQVYIDGRLVGNVPVNVTATPGNRVVEVRAGGYTTFRTTVNLRPGETVRVYATLRAVTPPPQPNPPVIVPNPPGLNGSFTYFCKGGRLSVTYSGSQVRIFYDGAFRLLNLVQSSDGRYVYSGGPYRWEAQGQQGTLYVNGQLADTCNR, from the coding sequence ATGAGAAAAGCCTTAGCCCTTTTACTGACCTGCCTGACTGCTTTCGCAGCCGCTCAGGTCCGCCCGCAGAGCATCATCGTCAACCCCACGCCCCCGGCAGACTTGCAGGTGCGGGTATGGGTAGACCGCGACCCGACCGGGCAGGGGAACCCGGTCTACGACTTTGGTGACCCCATCTACGTCTCGGTAACTGTGACCCAAGACGCCTACGTATACCTCTTTAGCGTGCGGGCCACCGGCGAGATCGTGGGCATCCTGCCCAACGCTTTCGACCAGGACAACTTCCTGCGGGCCGGTGAGGTGCGCACCTACCCCCCGGCGGGGGCGCAGTATAGCTTCACCGTGGCCCCTCCGGCGGGGCAAGACCGGGTGCTGGCGGTGGCCAGCCGCCGTCCGCTGGACATCTCCGAGATCGTAGACATCCAGACCGGCCAGGCCCGCATCCAGGGGGTGCAGAACCTAGCCAGGGCCCTCTCCATCGTGGTCACCCCGGTGCCTCGGCAGGACTGGGTAACCGATGAGGCGTACTTCATCGCCGGCCAGCTTCCCCCGCCGCCTACCGCCACCCTCAGCGTAGACTCCAATCCGCGCGGAGCCACGGTGCGGCTGGGTGGGCAGGTAGTTGGCAATACCCCCTTGACCCTTACCATCAACGCCGAGCCCACTACAGTGGAGGTCTTTAGGGCTGGTTACCCCACCTACCGCACCAACATCAACCCGCGGGTGGGCGAACAGGTGCGGGTCTATGCCGACTTACAGGCGTTGTTGGTCAGCCGGATCGTGGTGGACTCCAATGTCCGGGGGGCCCAGGTATACATTGACGGGCGCTTAGTAGGAAACGTCCCCGTGAACGTCACCGCCACGCCGGGTAACCGTGTGGTGGAGGTACGGGCTGGGGGCTACACCACCTTCCGCACCACCGTCAACCTGCGGCCCGGCGAGACCGTGCGGGTTTATGCTACGCTGAGGGCTGTTACCCCGCCGCCTCAGCCGAACCCACCGGTAATCGTGCCGAATCCCCCAGGTCTGAACGGCTCCTTTACCTACTTTTGCAAGGGTGGCCGTTTATCGGTGACCTACAGCGGAAGCCAAGTACGCATCTTCTACGACGGAGCTTTTCGCCTCCTCAACTTGGTCCAGTCTAGCGACGGGCGCTACGTGTACAGCGGGGGTCCTTACCGCTGGGAAGCCCAGGGTCAGCAAGGAACGCTGTACGTGAACGGTCAACTAGCCGACACGTGTAACCGGTAG
- a CDS encoding HPP family protein, protein MRVKELMKTRPYSVRLDETLLVAAQRMLEHRLGGLPVVNEAGKLVGLIEVDDLLPRPENVPFSEVEALRLFDEWVDPGSVESVYRQYQSKPVAAAMRTELAVVSPEDPLETALVRMMQDRQYRRVLVVDEQGQLVGTLTRSDFLRLFVMQQSPTPNQTPSTEN, encoded by the coding sequence GTGCGCGTCAAGGAACTTATGAAAACCAGGCCCTACAGCGTGCGTCTGGACGAGACCTTGCTGGTGGCCGCACAGCGGATGCTCGAGCACCGCTTAGGGGGGCTGCCGGTGGTGAATGAGGCCGGGAAGCTAGTGGGGCTCATCGAGGTGGATGATCTGTTACCCCGTCCGGAGAACGTTCCGTTTTCCGAGGTGGAGGCGCTGCGCTTGTTCGATGAATGGGTAGATCCGGGATCGGTGGAAAGCGTATACCGGCAATATCAATCCAAGCCAGTCGCGGCGGCCATGCGTACCGAACTGGCCGTAGTCTCCCCAGAAGATCCGCTGGAAACTGCTCTGGTGCGCATGATGCAAGACCGGCAGTATCGCCGTGTGCTGGTCGTAGATGAGCAGGGCCAACTGGTCGGCACCCTCACCCGCAGCGACTTCCTGCGGTTGTTTGTGATGCAACAATCGCCTACCCCTAACCAGACCCCCTCCACGGAGAACTGA
- a CDS encoding DDE transposase family protein: MHPGVGGSGGGAKGGYLFSVKGNQAELKELIQWAFANYQATDHYIQHQVRGGEVWIWHLEGLPLPEGVSGWRGSRMALRMRRRVVRKNSGELREETAYALTSLQAPAKRLYALWRGHWEVENRLHHKRDTVLGEDASRSRKGAAGLMYLRDVILNLLHLKRWPVLRSVRKFSADPKVLLRLIRGL, from the coding sequence GTGCACCCAGGAGTTGGCGGCAGTGGTGGTGGAGCAAAAGGGGGGTATCTGTTCAGCGTCAAAGGGAACCAGGCAGAGCTCAAGGAACTGATCCAGTGGGCCTTTGCCAACTACCAGGCGACCGACCACTACATCCAGCACCAGGTTCGGGGTGGAGAGGTCTGGATATGGCACCTGGAAGGGCTCCCCCTGCCGGAGGGGGTGAGCGGCTGGCGGGGCTCGCGGATGGCCTTGCGGATGCGACGGCGGGTGGTGCGCAAGAATAGCGGGGAGCTACGGGAGGAGACCGCCTATGCCCTGACCAGCCTACAGGCCCCGGCCAAGCGGCTGTATGCCCTGTGGCGGGGACACTGGGAGGTAGAGAATCGCTTACACCATAAACGAGACACGGTGTTGGGAGAAGATGCCTCCCGCAGCCGCAAGGGGGCGGCGGGGCTGATGTACCTACGGGATGTGATCCTGAACCTCCTGCATCTCAAAAGGTGGCCGGTGTTGCGCTCGGTTAGAAAGTTCTCGGCTGATCCCAAAGTTCTGCTGAGGCTAATCCGAGGGTTGTGA
- a CDS encoding zinc-dependent alcohol dehydrogenase family protein, whose translation MRAMLLEAPGGPLQRAEQPPPVPGAGQVLLRVRACGVCRTDLHILDGELPAPRLPLILGHQIVAEVAGLGPGVKRFTPGERVGVAWLGWACGACKYCQRGQENLCPQARFTGYHLDGGYAEYTVAYADFCYPLPMGYSDLEVAPLLCAGLIGYRSLKLAGQAEHLGLYGFGAAAHILTQVARHQGQQVYAFTRPGDAAGQRFALELGAVWAGGSDQSPPQKLDAAILFAPDGTLVPKALRDVDKGGTVVCGGIHMSEIPAFPYALLWEERVLRSVANLTRQDGEEFLALAPQVPIKTEVQAYPLEAAGQALSDLRAGKVRGAAVLAV comes from the coding sequence ATGCGCGCGATGCTGCTAGAAGCGCCAGGCGGGCCGCTGCAGCGGGCTGAGCAGCCCCCGCCCGTGCCAGGAGCAGGCCAGGTGCTCCTACGGGTACGAGCCTGCGGGGTCTGCCGCACCGATCTTCACATCCTGGACGGCGAACTCCCCGCCCCTCGGCTCCCCCTCATCCTGGGCCACCAGATCGTGGCGGAGGTGGCCGGATTGGGGCCGGGGGTGAAGCGGTTTACCCCCGGGGAGCGGGTAGGGGTGGCTTGGCTGGGCTGGGCCTGCGGGGCCTGCAAGTACTGCCAACGGGGCCAGGAAAACCTCTGCCCACAGGCCCGCTTCACCGGCTACCACCTCGATGGCGGCTACGCCGAGTACACGGTGGCCTACGCCGATTTCTGCTACCCCCTGCCGATGGGGTACAGCGACCTCGAGGTAGCCCCGCTACTATGCGCGGGTCTCATCGGTTACCGTAGCCTCAAGCTGGCCGGCCAGGCCGAGCACCTGGGCCTTTATGGCTTCGGCGCCGCCGCCCACATCCTGACCCAAGTAGCCCGGCACCAAGGCCAGCAGGTCTACGCCTTCACTCGGCCCGGCGACGCTGCAGGGCAGCGCTTTGCCCTCGAGCTAGGGGCGGTCTGGGCCGGGGGCTCTGACCAAAGCCCGCCACAGAAGCTGGACGCGGCCATCCTCTTCGCCCCAGACGGAACCCTGGTACCTAAGGCCCTGCGGGACGTGGATAAAGGCGGCACCGTAGTCTGCGGCGGCATCCACATGAGCGAAATCCCCGCTTTCCCCTACGCGCTTTTGTGGGAGGAGCGGGTGCTGCGCTCGGTAGCCAACCTGACCCGCCAAGATGGCGAGGAGTTTCTGGCCTTGGCTCCGCAGGTGCCCATTAAAACCGAGGTGCAGGCTTACCCGCTCGAGGCGGCAGGCCAGGCCCTCTCCGACCTGCGCGCCGGAAAGGTACGTGGGGCGGCGGTGCTGGCCGTCTGA